The proteins below come from a single Miscanthus floridulus cultivar M001 chromosome 1, ASM1932011v1, whole genome shotgun sequence genomic window:
- the LOC136540578 gene encoding uncharacterized protein, with translation MRRLALLFLPLLLAAGATMASAEPATPPASSLTPSPSPSPPSPSLTLAELLPKYGLPPGIFPSTVTAFSLASNGSLTVDLAGPCYVHFEYLTYFEAHITGVLRYGSLSDLQGVQVRHFLIWYNVVRIKVDLPPPPRYVYIDIGWITRKLPADDFQSLHACEDSRRCSLSSALAVAAKWFQDFFAQF, from the exons ATGCGGCGTCTCGCTCTCCTCTTCCTGCCactcctcctcgccgccggcgCCACCATGGCGTCGGCGGAGCCCGCGACCCCTCCCGCCTCCTCTCttactccctctccctctccctctcccccttcgCCTTCGCTGACCCTCGCCGAGCTCCTCCCGAAGTACGGCCTGCCCCCGGGCATCTTCCCCTCGACCGTCACCGCCTTCTCGCTCGCCAGCAACGGCAGCCTCACCGTCGACCTCGCGGGCCCCTGCTACGTCCACTTCGAGTACCTCACCTACTTCGAGGCCCACATCACGGGGGTGCTCCGCTACGGCTCCCTCTCCGACCTCCAGGGCGTCCAGGTCCGCCACTTCCTCATCTGGTACAACGTCGTCCGCATCAAGGTCGACCTGCCCCCGCCGCCGCGCTACGTCTACATCGACATCGGGTGGATCACGCGCAAGCTCCCCGCCGACGACTTCCAGTCGCTCCACGCCTGCGAGGACTCCAGGAGGTGCAGCCTCTCCTCcgcgctcgccgtcgccgccaaaTGGTTCCAG gacttctttgcccaatttTAG
- the LOC136540482 gene encoding uncharacterized protein, whose protein sequence is MVAISMYRGNLHIGGHDSGAPAPRRWEAPRPALDAKRFRRLVRNRSRAVARLAGTPPRQVSQSSSDLNGGRGAADPEREAPDEEEGDEGGEEEQGQLQQDQEREHQQHQEEQGNGEAEQQQQEQQEEEEEEQEEGAVEDADMEDAGEVVVEGDGNGDAEEGQGESEGVDPNQEEVSYPDGIDEKKRKLNEKLDVLNKKKHGLVQMLKQVLNAEEEIQRRSMQASLRAAMPQPSENATDGSSVSRLAPRMTVDVNFGDVAGDSDAGSNQGTPGRPLLHFHSISPSTASFARSPFGSLQGHTPRIPATFSTASPSRYATNIHQGQPPALYSASLPGSNYVASSPSPAASGGSSSVFRDPRPTLHRFLLCS, encoded by the exons ATGGTGGCGATCTCGATGTACCGCGGCAACCTCCACATTGGCGGTCACGACAGCGGCGCCCCTGCCCCGCGCCGGTGGGAGGCGCCCCGGCCGGCGCTCGACGCGAAGCGGTTCCGCCGCCTCGTGCGCAACCGCTCCCGCGCCGTCGCGCGCCTCGCCGGGACGCCGCCGCGGCAGGTCTCCCAGTCATCCTCGGACTTGAATGGCGGCCGTGGCGCTGCCGATCCCGAGCGAGAGGCACCGGATGAGGAGGAAGGGGACGAGGGGGGAGAAGAGGAGCAGGGACAACTGCAGCAGGACCAGGAACGTGAACATCAGCAGCATCAGGAGGAACAGGGGAATGGGGAGGCGGAGCAACAGCAACaggagcagcaggaggaggaagaggaggagcaggaggagggggCGGTGGAGGACGCGGACATGGAAGATGCGGGGGAGGTAGTTGTTGAAGGGGATGGTAATGGCGATGCTGAAGAAGGTCAGGGTGAAAGTGAAGGTGTTGACCCAAACCAGGAGGAG GTGAGTTATCCTGATGGAATtgatgagaagaagagaaagcttaACGAAAAGCTGGACGTcctaaataaaaagaagcatggcCTTGTGCAGATGCTGAAGCAG GTCTTAAATGCAGAAGAAGAAATCCAAAGGCGTAGCATGCAGGCTTCATTGCGTGCTGCCATGCCTCAGCCGTCAGAAAATGCAACAGATGGAAGTTCTGTTTCTAGGTTGGCCCCTAGAATGACTGTTGATGTCAATTTTGGTGATGTTGCTGGCGATTCAGATGCTGGTTCTAACCAGGGCACTCCTGGACGCCCCTTGCTTCACTTCCACAGTATCTCTCCTTCAACAGCCTCTTTTGCGAGGTCACCGTTTGGTTCTCTACAG GGCCACACTCCAAGGATTCCGGCAACATTCTCTACGGCAAGTCCATCACGCTACGCCACAAATATACACCAAGGACAACCTCCTGCTCTTTATTCAGCATCATTGCCAGGAAGTAACTATGTAGCCTCATCACCTTCCCCGGCCGCATCTGGTGGTTCTTCCTCGGTGTTCAGGGACCCTCGCCCAACTCTACATAGGTTCTTACTTTGTTCGTAG